In Oncorhynchus clarkii lewisi isolate Uvic-CL-2024 chromosome 24, UVic_Ocla_1.0, whole genome shotgun sequence, one DNA window encodes the following:
- the LOC139382879 gene encoding protein YIF1B-like isoform X2 — protein MDMDYTATQSVSRQHPEMRNTSMDGTDPSQLFDDTSAAPGVQPTGFQGQGVGTMGHPGRTLLSDPMSNLAMAYGSSLASQGKDLVDKNLDRFLPISKLKYYFAVDTVYVGKKLGLLVFPYMHQNWEVSYQQDTPVAPRFDINAPDLYIPAMGFITYILVAGLALGTQNRFTPEILGMQASSALVWLIMEVLVVLLSLYLVTVNTDLTTIDLVAFSGYKYVGMIVGVVAGLLFGRTGYYLTLLWCCISIFVFMIRTLRLKLLSEAAAQGVLVHGARNQLRMYLTMSIAAAQPIFMYWLTYHLVR, from the exons ATCCCGAAATGAGGAACACGTCAATGGACGGGACAGACCCCAGTCAGCTGTTTGATGACACCAGTGCAGCGCCGGGGGTGCAGCCCACTGGGTTCCAGGGCCAGGGTGTTGGGACGATGGGCCACCCCGGCCGGACCCTCCTCTCAGACCCTATGTCCAACTTGGCCATGGCTTACGGGAGCAGCCTGGCCAGCCAGGGCAAAGACTTGGTGGACAAAAAT CTGGATCGTTTCCTCCCCATCTCTAAGCTGAAATATTACTTTGCTGTGGACACAGTTTACGTGGGCAAGAAACTCGGCCTGCTCGTCTTCCCCTACATGCACCAG AACTGGGAAGTGAGCTACCAACAGGACACCCCAGTGGCTCCACGCTTTGATATCAACGCTCCTGACTTGTACATTCCAG CAATGGGTTTTATCACATACATCCTGGTGGCTGGGTTAGCGCTCGGAACACAGAACAG GTTTACCCCTGAGATCCTGGGCATGCAGGCCAGCTCAGCCCTGGTGTGGCTCATCATGGAGGTGCTGGTTGTCCTCCTCAGTCTCTACCTGGTCACAGTGAACACAGACCTCACCACCATCGATCTTGTGGCCTTCTCCGGATACAAATATGTGGG GATGATTGTAGGGGTCGTGGCAGGGTTACTATTTGGTCGAACGGGATATTACCTAACGCTGCTGTGGTGCTGTATATCCATCTTCGTCTTCATG ATCCGCACGTTGAGACTAAAGCTCCTGTCTGAGGCAGCAGCCCAAGGTGTGTTGGTTCACGGGGCCAGGAACCAGCTGAGGATGTACCTGACCATGTCCATCGCAGCCGCCCAGCCCATTTTTATGTACTGGTTGACCTATCACCTGGTCAGGTAA
- the LOC139382879 gene encoding protein YIF1B-like isoform X1, which produces MDMDYTATQSVSRQRKLTYVDQTIDPEMRNTSMDGTDPSQLFDDTSAAPGVQPTGFQGQGVGTMGHPGRTLLSDPMSNLAMAYGSSLASQGKDLVDKNLDRFLPISKLKYYFAVDTVYVGKKLGLLVFPYMHQNWEVSYQQDTPVAPRFDINAPDLYIPAMGFITYILVAGLALGTQNRFTPEILGMQASSALVWLIMEVLVVLLSLYLVTVNTDLTTIDLVAFSGYKYVGMIVGVVAGLLFGRTGYYLTLLWCCISIFVFMIRTLRLKLLSEAAAQGVLVHGARNQLRMYLTMSIAAAQPIFMYWLTYHLVR; this is translated from the exons ATCCCGAAATGAGGAACACGTCAATGGACGGGACAGACCCCAGTCAGCTGTTTGATGACACCAGTGCAGCGCCGGGGGTGCAGCCCACTGGGTTCCAGGGCCAGGGTGTTGGGACGATGGGCCACCCCGGCCGGACCCTCCTCTCAGACCCTATGTCCAACTTGGCCATGGCTTACGGGAGCAGCCTGGCCAGCCAGGGCAAAGACTTGGTGGACAAAAAT CTGGATCGTTTCCTCCCCATCTCTAAGCTGAAATATTACTTTGCTGTGGACACAGTTTACGTGGGCAAGAAACTCGGCCTGCTCGTCTTCCCCTACATGCACCAG AACTGGGAAGTGAGCTACCAACAGGACACCCCAGTGGCTCCACGCTTTGATATCAACGCTCCTGACTTGTACATTCCAG CAATGGGTTTTATCACATACATCCTGGTGGCTGGGTTAGCGCTCGGAACACAGAACAG GTTTACCCCTGAGATCCTGGGCATGCAGGCCAGCTCAGCCCTGGTGTGGCTCATCATGGAGGTGCTGGTTGTCCTCCTCAGTCTCTACCTGGTCACAGTGAACACAGACCTCACCACCATCGATCTTGTGGCCTTCTCCGGATACAAATATGTGGG GATGATTGTAGGGGTCGTGGCAGGGTTACTATTTGGTCGAACGGGATATTACCTAACGCTGCTGTGGTGCTGTATATCCATCTTCGTCTTCATG ATCCGCACGTTGAGACTAAAGCTCCTGTCTGAGGCAGCAGCCCAAGGTGTGTTGGTTCACGGGGCCAGGAACCAGCTGAGGATGTACCTGACCATGTCCATCGCAGCCGCCCAGCCCATTTTTATGTACTGGTTGACCTATCACCTGGTCAGGTAA
- the LOC139382879 gene encoding protein YIF1B-like isoform X3, producing MRNTSMDGTDPSQLFDDTSAAPGVQPTGFQGQGVGTMGHPGRTLLSDPMSNLAMAYGSSLASQGKDLVDKNLDRFLPISKLKYYFAVDTVYVGKKLGLLVFPYMHQNWEVSYQQDTPVAPRFDINAPDLYIPAMGFITYILVAGLALGTQNRFTPEILGMQASSALVWLIMEVLVVLLSLYLVTVNTDLTTIDLVAFSGYKYVGMIVGVVAGLLFGRTGYYLTLLWCCISIFVFMIRTLRLKLLSEAAAQGVLVHGARNQLRMYLTMSIAAAQPIFMYWLTYHLVR from the exons ATGAGGAACACGTCAATGGACGGGACAGACCCCAGTCAGCTGTTTGATGACACCAGTGCAGCGCCGGGGGTGCAGCCCACTGGGTTCCAGGGCCAGGGTGTTGGGACGATGGGCCACCCCGGCCGGACCCTCCTCTCAGACCCTATGTCCAACTTGGCCATGGCTTACGGGAGCAGCCTGGCCAGCCAGGGCAAAGACTTGGTGGACAAAAAT CTGGATCGTTTCCTCCCCATCTCTAAGCTGAAATATTACTTTGCTGTGGACACAGTTTACGTGGGCAAGAAACTCGGCCTGCTCGTCTTCCCCTACATGCACCAG AACTGGGAAGTGAGCTACCAACAGGACACCCCAGTGGCTCCACGCTTTGATATCAACGCTCCTGACTTGTACATTCCAG CAATGGGTTTTATCACATACATCCTGGTGGCTGGGTTAGCGCTCGGAACACAGAACAG GTTTACCCCTGAGATCCTGGGCATGCAGGCCAGCTCAGCCCTGGTGTGGCTCATCATGGAGGTGCTGGTTGTCCTCCTCAGTCTCTACCTGGTCACAGTGAACACAGACCTCACCACCATCGATCTTGTGGCCTTCTCCGGATACAAATATGTGGG GATGATTGTAGGGGTCGTGGCAGGGTTACTATTTGGTCGAACGGGATATTACCTAACGCTGCTGTGGTGCTGTATATCCATCTTCGTCTTCATG ATCCGCACGTTGAGACTAAAGCTCCTGTCTGAGGCAGCAGCCCAAGGTGTGTTGGTTCACGGGGCCAGGAACCAGCTGAGGATGTACCTGACCATGTCCATCGCAGCCGCCCAGCCCATTTTTATGTACTGGTTGACCTATCACCTGGTCAGGTAA